From the genome of Candidatus Poribacteria bacterium:
CGGATCCAGCACATCCCGCAGCGCATCCCCCAGTAGATTGAACCCTAAAACAATCAGGAAGATTGCAATCCCCGGCGTCATGACAGTCCACGGTGCACGACGAATCAACGCCCGATTCTCGTTAAGCATCGCACCCCACTCCGGTTCACCGATTTCGGCACCAAGCCCAAGAAAGCTGAGACCGGCGGCATCCAGAATCGCCGCACCCATTCCCAACGTTGCCTGCACAATTAGGGGCGCAAGACAGTTAGGCAAGATCGCACGGGTCAGAATGCGAAAATCGCTTGCCCCGATGGCGTGGGCAGCAGCTACATAGTCCTGTTCACGGATGGTGAGGACAGACGCACGCAAGATTCTAGCATATTGTGGGATGTAAACAATCGAAACAGCAATAATCGCATTGGTCAGACTCTGTCCTAGAATGGTAACAATAACCATCGCTAGTAGGATACTCGGCATGGCGAGCATCATGTCCATCACCCGCATGATCGTGTTGTCAAGCCAACCCCCATAATAGCCAGCGATAATACCCAACAGTGCCCCAATCGAGATTGAGAATGTCATCGCAACCAATCCGACTTTGATCGAGATCCGCGAGCCGTAGACAATGCGACTGAAAATATCCCTCCCAACCTTATCGGTTCCAAAGTAATGATCTTGAGACCAACCTTTGAGTCGTGCGCTCACATCTGCATCGCGGGGGTCATGGGTTGCGATCAGCGGGGCAAAGAGTGCGATAATAATGAAAAACGTCAAGATCGATGCGCCAATCACCGCCGATTTCTGGCGCAGCAGCTCGTGATAAAATTGAGGGCGATTGTCCCTCATGTTGCCTCCCCTCCAACGCGGATACGCGGATCAAAATATGCGTAGAGCAGATCGACAATTAGGTTCACCGTCATAAAAACCGTCGCGACAAAGAGAACACCACCCTGTACCGGACGAATATCACGCGCTTCAACCGCAGCCCGCAGCCACGAACCCAACCCGGGCCAAGAGAAAATATGTTCTGTTA
Proteins encoded in this window:
- a CDS encoding ABC transporter permease, translated to MRDNRPQFYHELLRQKSAVIGASILTFFIIIALFAPLIATHDPRDADVSARLKGWSQDHYFGTDKVGRDIFSRIVYGSRISIKVGLVAMTFSISIGALLGIIAGYYGGWLDNTIMRVMDMMLAMPSILLAMVIVTILGQSLTNAIIAVSIVYIPQYARILRASVLTIREQDYVAAAHAIGASDFRILTRAILPNCLAPLIVQATLGMGAAILDAAGLSFLGLGAEIGEPEWGAMLNENRALIRRAPWTVMTPGIAIFLIVLGFNLLGDALRDVLDPQVKT